The window TAACGTAAAGCACAGTGATTTGACAATAGATGATGCGGTAAAGCAACTGGAATCTTTACAAATTGGCGATTTAGGTTTTGCAAAAATAGATAACCATCGTGAGCTTAGGGTTGGCTATCCAGAGGTTGTGTATGGTGAAGGAAAGACCAGTGAGCAAGTGACTGAAATAGCCACATACATGCAAGCGAAAGGTCAAAATGTGCTTATAACAAGAAGTAATGACCATATGTATGAGACGGTGGTTAAAGCATGTCCTAAAGCAAGATACAATCCTTTAGGACGAACCATCAGTATCGTCAATAAAGCATACCAAGAAACGTCATCAAAGATTTCAATCATTGCAGCTGGTACATCCGATTTGCCAGTGGTTGAAGAAGCCTATGAAACGGCTAAAATATTTGGTAATAAAGTGGAAAAGATCATCGATGTTGGTGTTGCTGGCATTCATCGGCTATTTAACCAAATGGATAGAATTCGAGAGGCAAAAGTGCTTATCGTTGTTGCAGGTATGGAAGGGGCTTTGGCAAGTGTTGTAGGTGGTCTGGTAGATAAACCCATCATTGCAGTACCTACCAGTGTTGGCTATGGTGCTAATCTGGGAGGTGTGGTTACGTTGCTAGGCATGCTCAACAGTTGTGCCAGTGGGGTTAGTGTCGTTAATATTGACAATGGTTTCGGTG is drawn from Vallitalea pronyensis and contains these coding sequences:
- the larB gene encoding nickel pincer cofactor biosynthesis protein LarB, whose protein sequence is MRKYELEQLLHNVKHSDLTIDDAVKQLESLQIGDLGFAKIDNHRELRVGYPEVVYGEGKTSEQVTEIATYMQAKGQNVLITRSNDHMYETVVKACPKARYNPLGRTISIVNKAYQETSSKISIIAAGTSDLPVVEEAYETAKIFGNKVEKIIDVGVAGIHRLFNQMDRIREAKVLIVVAGMEGALASVVGGLVDKPIIAVPTSVGYGANLGGVVTLLGMLNSCASGVSVVNIDNGFGAAYNASMINRL